A single region of the Aeromicrobium chenweiae genome encodes:
- a CDS encoding methyltransferase domain-containing protein, with the protein MPVWDPARYLQFADDRSRPFVDLVGRVQGTPRTIVDLGCGPGHLTEVLRGRWPDAQVHGVDSSPEMIERASADNRDDAATYELADVAAWTPQRPVDLVVSNALFQWVPDQLAVIERLTAHVAPDGTFALQVPRNYDSPSHTLLRDIGAEPPFAAHTAGVLADRGTEPTAYLELFAGLGWHVDLWETTYLHVLPGDDPVFDWVSGTGARPYLQALPDELRDDFAAAYRAALRSAYPRRPWGTVFPFRRTFVVARRAD; encoded by the coding sequence ATGCCGGTCTGGGACCCCGCCCGCTACCTGCAGTTCGCCGACGACCGATCGCGTCCGTTCGTCGACCTGGTCGGCCGCGTGCAGGGCACGCCCCGGACCATCGTCGACCTCGGCTGCGGACCCGGGCACCTGACCGAGGTCCTGCGTGGCCGGTGGCCCGACGCACAGGTGCACGGGGTCGACTCCTCGCCGGAGATGATCGAGCGGGCCTCCGCCGACAACCGCGACGACGCCGCGACGTACGAGCTGGCGGACGTCGCGGCGTGGACGCCGCAGCGGCCGGTCGACCTCGTCGTGTCCAACGCGTTGTTCCAGTGGGTGCCCGACCAGCTCGCGGTGATCGAGCGGCTGACCGCCCACGTGGCCCCCGACGGAACCTTCGCCCTGCAGGTCCCGCGCAACTACGACTCGCCCAGCCACACGTTGCTGCGCGACATCGGCGCCGAGCCACCGTTCGCGGCGCACACCGCGGGCGTCCTGGCCGACCGGGGCACCGAGCCGACCGCGTACCTCGAGCTCTTCGCGGGCCTTGGCTGGCACGTAGACCTGTGGGAGACGACCTACCTGCACGTGCTGCCCGGCGACGACCCCGTCTTCGACTGGGTCTCCGGCACGGGTGCGCGCCCCTACCTGCAGGCGTTGCCGGACGAGCTGCGGGACGACTTCGCGGCGGCCTATCGTGCGGCGCTGCGCAGCGCCTACCCGCGCAGGCCGTGGGGGACCGTCTTCCCGTTCCGACGGACCTTCGTCGTGGCCCGGCGTGCGGACTGA